The genomic window GGCGGGCTGCGCTCGGCGCTGCGCAGCACCGCGGGCACGGTGGACGGCGTCAGCGCGGCGCGAATCAAGGTGCGCCGCAAAGCGGTCAAGGTATCCGCTCGGACCGACCGGGCCGGATCCGACGGCCTGCCCGAAGCCATCTGCGAGACGCTCACCCGCCGGGTCCAGGAGATCGGCCCGCAGCCGGTGCGCCGGGTTCGAGCCAAGTTGCGCGGACCGAAGACAGGAGAGACAGGATGAGCCGAACCAACCGCCCGGCCGCATTGAACCGGACCATGCTCGGGCTCACCGGACTGCTGCTGCTCGCCGCGGGCGTCCTGGCCATCGCCGCGCATTACGGGCGGCTGCGCTGGGTGCGGTCGGACGACACCCTCGTCCCCGGCACCGCCGCCCCGCCCACCTGGGTGCTGTGGGCCGCGGTCGCCGTCGCCGTGCTGCTCGGCCTGCTGTGCCTTCGCTGGTTGCTGGCGCAGGTGTTCCGGATGCCCAAGTCGGTGACCTGGCGTACCGGCGGCACCGAATGGGCGGGGACCACCATTCTGGAATCGTCGACGGCCGCGGACCCGGTCGCCACCGATATCGAAAGTTACGAGGGCGTACGG from Nocardia iowensis includes these protein-coding regions:
- a CDS encoding alkaline shock response membrane anchor protein AmaP, whose translation is MSRTNRPAALNRTMLGLTGLLLLAAGVLAIAAHYGRLRWVRSDDTLVPGTAAPPTWVLWAAVAVAVLLGLLCLRWLLAQVFRMPKSVTWRTGGTEWAGTTILESSTAADPVATDIESYEGVRTASAWLSGERTAPELHLVVTAEPTADIAQLRRRILGHAVTRLREALEVDVIPVTLELDFAEDRRPARVR